The window ACGAGATCTAATTCCGTGCTGGATTTTTCGATGCTTTGCACCTAAAATcatatattgtaaaaaaattacaaaatacagggtgtccggaagttatgttgaaatattttgggaggagattctaaagattaaaataataaaaatacgttCTTATATACATACcctaaaaattgcttcttaaggGGAGAAGTCTAAAGATTGGTTTTCACAGTATTTTCGACACGGTTTGtgctaaaattattaaatttgatatactataataagttggaatgggaatttttttttgtgtgttaataattgcagattttagtcagggACGTCACATACAGAGGTTTTCTTATGTAAATGTTGCTCTaactttttagtttattatatttcttaatttttggaaatcaaattactgaatcccagatttttttaaaataaaaaaggtccATTTACTTCAAGATGTTACAATAAacagttttccaaaaaataagtttctaTAAACCGATGCACGATTACATGCACATCGAAATCTACAAAGAAAAGAATTAGAGAATGCATTGAGATGAATGTAGgctattttcaacatttattatgaataagtgataaatccttaataatattagccTTGTTATTGctggctaataaaaaaatatttctcttacAAGGATGCCTACTATGTTTAAGATGCATTTCGATGTCCATGTAATCGTGCATCTCTTcataaaaacccatttttctaGAAAGCAATCTATCCTCAGGAGATGAAATAAGAGGaccttttttattcaaaaatatttgcgattcactaatttgatttcaaaaataatgaaatgtcACAAACAAAATAGTTAGGGCAACATTTACCTAAGAGACCCCCTGTATGTGGCACTGctgactaaaatctgcaattattaacacaaaaaagttttcccattccaacttattacaacataccgaatttcataattttagcacAAACCGTGTCGAAAATACTACGAAAAACAATATTCAGAGCTTCCtctttaagaaacattttttgatgtatgtttataagaattatttttattattttaatctttagaatctcctcccaaaatatttcaacgttatttttGGACTCCATGTATAAAGTAAATACCTTCAAGTTATTGCCAAAGGGAGTGggttttttattcttcttcATAACTACTCTCCGGATATTGGGTCGTCCTGAAATCACTTTCAGATTGTTCGGCAggacattttgaataaaattgccTTTGGTGAGTGCCAAAAACTGATCTAACGTTACTGTGATGGTTCTTTTAGGCGGATTGGGTTTGGGAATGACTTTCTCTTCTTGTTGTTTCACAGTTTTTAGTACTTCCTTTCCCACATctgaagcaaaaaaaatttctgcatttaaaaaatattaaattttgagcaTTTACCAGTTAAAACTACTGAATGCCCACTCTCCATTACTGCATTCAGAATATTGGATTCATCACTGTCTATTGGCAACATTGTAATTCCATGCTCTTGCAGAAGCTTCATGGCAGAAAAGTCACCATCTTCTTGAATTAATTGATCAAAAGCTTTAGATTTGCTCAAGAGGGcttataatgatttttttttgttagtaaaAGTTACCTTCAGTTGTTGTAACAGAGCATGGATTCTCTGGTGATGATTCAGTGCTTTCTTCACCAATATTTTCTCCTGGAGGTAAAGATTCATCATCAATAACAATAACTGGGTCAGCTATAAACCCAACAAATTAAACTCAATTTATAAATTGGAACTACCAGAAAAAGACCTACAAGTCTGTTTTCCTTCACAATTCTCCTCTGCAGTTTCAATAACATTATTGACCTCATCATCTTCCTGAAGCTGCATTACTAAAGCTTGGGAGGCAGCTTGTGCATCTCCTTCATAAGCTATCAAAAGAACATATgcaaaaacacttttttttccgttaatattataacttttaattaataccTTGCAATAACTCCACTAGCTCCAATTTATTAATCTGATTGGCAATGTCTTGGGGTGTGAgattgaatttgttttttgaggTAGTGCAGGCCCCATTCCTCACCAATAGTTCCACTACAGCTGTATGTCCATTTTGCACTGCCCAATGAAGAGGAGTCATGTGCAGCATATCTGCTGTATTAATATCTGCcccatatttaattaacatctCTGCGACTTGGTAATTGCCCTCATATGCTGCTAAATGCAATGGAGTTCTATCGACTTTATTCCGTGCATCTTGTGAGATGCCCCCTTTGAGAACCACTTCACATACCTTGAGATTGTTGTTTTGGGCAGCTAAATGCAAGGG of the Euwallacea similis isolate ESF13 chromosome 8, ESF131.1, whole genome shotgun sequence genome contains:
- the LOC136410413 gene encoding GA-binding protein subunit beta-1-like isoform X2, with the translated sequence MKRHLEEETTNVRPIKYILTADNKLQALPDIEDHSIAANSSFVSQTLQTINKLGKHLLEAAKDGDPDKVKALLSQGSPFTSDWLGTTPLHLAAQNNNLKVCEVVLKGGISQDARNKVDRTPLHLAAYEGNYQVAEMLIKYGADINTADMLHMTPLHWAVQNGHTAVVELLVRNGACTTSKNKFNLTPQDIANQINKLELVELLQAYEGDAQAASQALVMQLQEDDEVNNVIETAEENCEGKQTSDPVIVIDDESLPPGENIGEESTESSPENPCSVTTTEEDGDFSAMKLLQEHGITMLPIDSDESNILNAVMESGHSVVLTDVGKEVLKTVKQQEEKVIPKPNPPKRTITVTLDQFLALTKGNFIQNVLPNNLKVISGRPNIRRVVMKKNKKPTPFGNNLKVQSIEKSSTELDLVLEELEEAKRTIEEYKSKLKKKEDEVEKYKYQLKLLKNNS
- the LOC136410413 gene encoding GA-binding protein subunit beta-1-like isoform X1 produces the protein MRLKNCVIGNQAMKRHLEEETTNVRPIKYILTADNKLQALPDIEDHSIAANSSFVSQTLQTINKLGKHLLEAAKDGDPDKVKALLSQGSPFTSDWLGTTPLHLAAQNNNLKVCEVVLKGGISQDARNKVDRTPLHLAAYEGNYQVAEMLIKYGADINTADMLHMTPLHWAVQNGHTAVVELLVRNGACTTSKNKFNLTPQDIANQINKLELVELLQAYEGDAQAASQALVMQLQEDDEVNNVIETAEENCEGKQTSDPVIVIDDESLPPGENIGEESTESSPENPCSVTTTEEDGDFSAMKLLQEHGITMLPIDSDESNILNAVMESGHSVVLTDVGKEVLKTVKQQEEKVIPKPNPPKRTITVTLDQFLALTKGNFIQNVLPNNLKVISGRPNIRRVVMKKNKKPTPFGNNLKVQSIEKSSTELDLVLEELEEAKRTIEEYKSKLKKKEDEVEKYKYQLKLLKNNS